One stretch of Streptomyces hygroscopicus DNA includes these proteins:
- a CDS encoding DNA-binding protein: protein MVNHQTIGDRAAHLPPEDLAALRENLHEQRLFRQEQLRQIAAPPRAEDLLRRRSAAQAEVHVKVAASARMVLADVEAALRRIAEGRYGTCHLCRRPVERDRLMIVPQARYCARCQQVREAGR from the coding sequence GTGGTGAACCACCAGACCATCGGCGACCGTGCCGCGCACCTGCCGCCCGAGGACCTCGCCGCGCTGCGGGAGAACCTCCACGAACAGCGCCTGTTCCGCCAGGAACAGCTGCGGCAGATCGCCGCGCCGCCCCGCGCCGAGGACCTGCTCCGGCGCCGCTCCGCGGCACAGGCCGAAGTGCACGTCAAAGTCGCCGCCTCCGCGCGCATGGTCCTCGCCGACGTGGAGGCGGCGCTGCGACGCATCGCCGAGGGCCGCTACGGCACGTGCCACCTGTGCCGTCGCCCCGTCGAGCGCGACCGGCTGATGATCGTTCCACAGGCCCGCTACTGCGCACGGTGCCAGCAGGTACGGGAGGCCGGACGATGA
- a CDS encoding histidine kinase, with protein MSLFWRIFGLNALVLGTATALLLWAPVTVSVPVLLTEAIILVGGLAVMLVANGTLLRWGLAPLDRLTRLMTTIDLLRPGQRLPVPGAGGGSEVSELIRTFNAMLDRLEHERATSSARALLAQEAERRRIAQELHDEVGQSMTAILLVLKRAADDAPEPLREDLQQAQEITRESLDEVRRLVRRLRPGVLDDLGLVSALTSLAQDFATHTGLRVVRRLDSDPPTLDRESELVLYRVAQESLTNAARHADARQVEVSLHRVGEAVVLEIADDGRGIEAACEGAGIRGMRERALLAGATLDITSTPGTGTRIRLITPVPRKQL; from the coding sequence GTGTCGCTGTTCTGGCGGATCTTCGGGCTCAATGCCCTGGTGCTGGGCACCGCTACGGCGCTGCTGCTGTGGGCGCCGGTGACCGTCTCCGTGCCGGTGCTGCTGACCGAGGCGATCATCCTGGTCGGCGGTCTCGCCGTCATGCTGGTCGCCAACGGCACCCTGCTGCGCTGGGGCCTGGCCCCGCTGGACCGGCTGACCAGGCTGATGACCACCATCGACCTGCTGCGCCCGGGCCAGCGGCTGCCCGTGCCCGGCGCCGGCGGCGGTAGCGAGGTGTCCGAGCTGATCCGCACCTTCAACGCCATGCTCGACCGGCTGGAGCACGAACGCGCCACGTCCAGCGCCCGGGCGCTGCTGGCCCAGGAGGCGGAACGCCGCCGCATCGCCCAGGAACTGCACGACGAGGTCGGGCAGAGCATGACCGCGATCCTGCTGGTGCTCAAGCGCGCCGCGGACGACGCCCCCGAACCGCTGCGCGAGGACCTCCAGCAGGCCCAGGAGATCACCAGGGAGAGCCTGGACGAGGTCCGCCGCCTGGTGCGCCGCCTGCGGCCCGGCGTCCTGGACGACCTGGGCCTGGTCAGCGCACTGACCTCGCTCGCGCAGGACTTCGCCACCCACACCGGGCTGCGGGTCGTGCGCCGCCTCGATTCCGATCCGCCCACCCTCGACCGGGAGAGCGAGCTCGTGCTGTACCGGGTGGCTCAGGAGAGCCTGACCAACGCGGCCCGCCATGCGGACGCGCGGCAGGTCGAGGTGAGCCTGCACCGGGTGGGCGAGGCGGTGGTGCTGGAGATCGCCGACGACGGCCGCGGCATCGAGGCCGCCTGCGAAGGCGCCGGGATCCGCGGCATGCGCGAACGGGCCCTGCTCGCCGGGGCCACCCTCGACATCACCTCGACGCCTGGCACCGGTACCCGGATCCGCCTCATCACACCCGTCCCCAGGAAGCAGCTCTGA
- a CDS encoding two component transcriptional regulator, LuxRfamily, with translation MPDPTPPGPTTASAPSATAGKPIRILLADDHALVRRGVRLILDREPDLEVVAEAGDGAEAIEAARSQEIDLAVLDIAMPRLTGLQATRELVALKPGLRILMLTMHDNEQYLFQALKAGACGYVLKSVADRDLVAACRAAMRNEPFLYPGAVTALIRNYLERVRHGEEDPDQFLTPREEEVLKLVAEGHSSKEIAEILFISVKTVHRHRANLLHKLGLHDRLELTRYAIRAGLIEP, from the coding sequence ATGCCCGATCCGACCCCGCCCGGACCCACCACGGCCTCGGCACCGTCCGCCACGGCCGGGAAGCCGATCCGCATCCTGCTCGCCGACGACCACGCTCTCGTACGCCGCGGCGTACGCCTGATCCTCGACAGGGAACCCGACCTGGAGGTCGTCGCCGAGGCCGGGGACGGTGCCGAGGCCATCGAGGCGGCCCGGAGCCAGGAGATCGACTTGGCCGTGCTGGACATCGCCATGCCGCGCCTGACCGGTCTTCAGGCCACCCGGGAGCTGGTGGCGCTCAAGCCGGGTCTGCGCATCCTGATGCTGACGATGCACGACAACGAGCAGTACCTGTTCCAGGCGCTCAAGGCCGGGGCCTGTGGCTATGTGCTGAAGTCGGTTGCCGACCGCGACCTGGTCGCCGCCTGCCGGGCCGCGATGCGCAACGAGCCGTTCCTCTACCCCGGCGCGGTCACCGCCCTCATCCGCAACTACCTGGAGCGCGTCCGCCACGGCGAGGAAGACCCCGACCAGTTCCTCACCCCTCGTGAGGAGGAGGTCCTCAAACTCGTCGCCGAAGGGCACTCCTCCAAGGAGATCGCCGAGATCCTGTTCATCAGCGTCAAGACCGTGCACCGCCACCGGGCCAACCTCCTGCACAAGCTCGGTCTGCACGACCGGCTGGAGCTGACCCGCTACGCGATCCGCGCAGGTCTCATCGAACCCTGA